Genomic window (Nitrospiria bacterium):
TTGCTATTAAATTTATCACCCATCCTCACTCAGAAAAATATATTCAAAAGTGCGATATTCTATCCAACAACCATTTTGATACGGATGGTCTTTTGGCCCTTTGGGTGCTTCTTTCCCCGTCCCAGGCTTTACCCCATAAAGAATTTCTGATCGCTGCAGCTGAGGTAGGGGATTTTTCTCAATTCACCCAGCCGAAGGCGGTTCAATTCAACCTCCTGGTCACCGCCTTCCGGGAATCCCCGGAATCTCCCTTTGCAGAAACCATGAGGGAATGGAGAGATGAAAAGAAGGATCAATTCTGCTACGAAAAATTACTAGAACAGCTCCCTTTGCTTCTCTCCAATCTCAGTGCATACGAGAAATTTTGGCTTTCTGAATATATAAAAATTGAAAACTCTTTTGAACAATTTGAAAAGGGGGAGGTTCTTCGAAAAGAATTTCCAAAAGAAAGTTTAACCGTTTTGGTCTGTGGAAAAAGGCCATCCAAATATGCCATTGATCACCACTGTCAGGGAAATTTATTTTTAATCGTCCAGATTCATTCAGAAGGGTTTTGTTACGACTTAGAGTATCGCTATTACAGTTGGGCCGAAACCATCACCCGGCCAAAAATCCCTCAAGTTCCCATGGAACAACTGGCCAGCCGTCTCAACGTTTATGATGGAAGGGGCCTCGGCCGCTGGATGTCTCAAGGTTTTCAAGGTGGGTCTCTGACCACGGCATTAAAATATACCAATCCCGAAGGGGATTCCCTTCCAAGCCGGTTTCCCTATGAAAATGTAGCCCAAATGGTCAGAGACTACATCAGACAAGCATCCGCCGGTCAACGATCACACCCCTGCCAATGAGATTGAACCCCTTTTTTTCGGTTCACCTAATAAAAGAAAAAGGTGTAATTCAAAAACAATATTCCGGTCCGTTTGGAGGTGTCTATTAAAAACAAATTGGGAGGACTTTACGGTATTAATCGAAGGGAAAAACCATTCTTAGAAATTCCGAGGGGATAAGAAGGGGGAATTTCTCACGAAGTATCGGGATCAGAGTCGTTATCGAGTTCAAGGTTCCAATACAGATAATCACGCCAACTTTCCGGGGCATTTTTTATCCCAATGGTAATGGTCAGGGAAGGCTGCCAGTTGGGTTTTTCAGGTTTTTTAATGAGTTTCATTCTCGCCTCTACCGGCGTCCGCCCGCTTTTTTTATTATTGCATCTAATGCAGGCAGTCACAATATTTTCCCATGTTTTTTTCCCTCCTCGCGCAATGGGAACAACATGATCAAAAGTCAGATCTTCTGTTCGAAATCGTTTTTTGCAATACTGGCAAGAATAACGGTCTCTTAAAAAGATATTGGCTCGTGAAAATTTCACCGCACGGTGCCAGTTTTTTACCTTGACCACTCTTAATAGGCGTAAAACAGAAGGTAATTTAATGGTAATGGAAACACCCCGAATCTCCTGATCATATACTTCTAAAACTTCAACTTTCCCCTGCCAAAGGAGCGTTATCGCACGCTTCCAATTTAAAACCCGGAGAGGCTCATAAGTGGCATTTAATAAAAGGGTCATTCTCAGGAATCCTTATCAGGAGCATTGAAGGTATTTTCCCAATAATTAAAATTATAGAATATTTTTGAAAAAAATCCAGTTTACTCTTTTTTCCACAATTCGGTTTAATAGAATTACCAAACTATCCCACAATATCCTCTCCCCCATCCACCCCAATGACATTGCCGGTCACCCAATGAGCGGTTGGACTGGCTAACATGACCATGGCCTGGGCTACGTCCAAGGGAGTCGTGAGGCGTCCGGAAGGGTTTCTCTGCTGAGCCTCTTTGATCATCCGCTCATGTCCGGGAATTTTTCGAAGTGCAGGGGTATCGGTAACCCCTGCCCGAATGGCATTTGCGGTGATACCAAAAGGAGCCAACTCAAGGGCCAACTGACGGATATGAGATTCTAGAGCCGCCTTTGCGCCAGAAACAGCACCATAAGTAGGCCAAACCCGGGATCCACCGGAACTGGTAAGTGCAAAAATCCGGCTTCCTTTTCCCATCAATTGGGAAGACATCAGATCTTGGACCCAGTAAACCAAACTATGGGCCATCACATCCAATGTCATTCCCATTTGGGAATCCGTAATCGCTTCCCCAGCCTTGGGGGCAATATACGGTTTGAGGGTACCAAAGGCGAGCGAATGCAAAAAAACTCTTAAAAGAGGTTGGGGGGGCGATTCCTTAAATTTTTTTTCCAAAGTTTCAATTACCTCATGACGTTTGCTGGAATCTGCAGCATTCACATTGAAAAATAAAGCCTCCCTTCCCTCAGCTTGGATGCTCTGCACAATCCGCTCCACATTGGGAAGGGTTGAACGGCGATCCAGATGAACGCCAGCAATATTGAACCCAACCCGGGCCAACTCTAGGGCCGCAGCTTCTCCAAAACCGCTGGACGCCCCAAGGATTAGGGCCCAATCACCGCTAAACTGTTGCTGGATATTTTCCACGCCAAATCTCCTTTTTTATAATTATTATGTTAACCCGTTTTTTCTTTCAAACCCACCAAGGGAAGCGAGCATACCTTTCCTTCGGTTTCACCGGATTTCATTTTGATCTTCAGGGGTGTTCCCGGGGCCGTAAAATCCCTGCGGATAAATCCCATTCCCACCACTTTTTGTAAAAAAGGTGAGAATGCAGAACTGGTTACCCAACCGGTTTCCTTTCCTTCACATAGTATAGGGTCTCCTTTTTTCGGAGGTTCCTTCCCCCCCGCTTCAAACCCAATTCGAAGCCGATTCGCGTGCCCACGAAACTTCATCCGGGTTATGGTTTCCTGTCCCAGAAAACACCCTTTATCATAACTCACTGCATTCTCCACCTCCGCCTCTAATGGAAATACGCTTTCGTCCAATTCATATCCATACCGTGGGACCCCCCCTTCGATCCGAAGGACCTCATAGGCTTTCCAGCCAAAAGGGGCGATACCCAAGTCGCCTCCTTTTGACCTTAATTCTTCC
Coding sequences:
- a CDS encoding DUF6687 family protein, which produces MKFIYYSPEILSETKISVDGIVPNSFHLSHWKGNQTPEVFTADTSTEIAIKFITHPHSEKYIQKCDILSNNHFDTDGLLALWVLLSPSQALPHKEFLIAAAEVGDFSQFTQPKAVQFNLLVTAFRESPESPFAETMREWRDEKKDQFCYEKLLEQLPLLLSNLSAYEKFWLSEYIKIENSFEQFEKGEVLRKEFPKESLTVLVCGKRPSKYAIDHHCQGNLFLIVQIHSEGFCYDLEYRYYSWAETITRPKIPQVPMEQLASRLNVYDGRGLGRWMSQGFQGGSLTTALKYTNPEGDSLPSRFPYENVAQMVRDYIRQASAGQRSHPCQ
- a CDS encoding HNH endonuclease, producing the protein MTLLLNATYEPLRVLNWKRAITLLWQGKVEVLEVYDQEIRGVSITIKLPSVLRLLRVVKVKNWHRAVKFSRANIFLRDRYSCQYCKKRFRTEDLTFDHVVPIARGGKKTWENIVTACIRCNNKKSGRTPVEARMKLIKKPEKPNWQPSLTITIGIKNAPESWRDYLYWNLELDNDSDPDTS
- a CDS encoding SDR family oxidoreductase, with protein sequence MENIQQQFSGDWALILGASSGFGEAAALELARVGFNIAGVHLDRRSTLPNVERIVQSIQAEGREALFFNVNAADSSKRHEVIETLEKKFKESPPQPLLRVFLHSLAFGTLKPYIAPKAGEAITDSQMGMTLDVMAHSLVYWVQDLMSSQLMGKGSRIFALTSSGGSRVWPTYGAVSGAKAALESHIRQLALELAPFGITANAIRAGVTDTPALRKIPGHERMIKEAQQRNPSGRLTTPLDVAQAMVMLASPTAHWVTGNVIGVDGGEDIVG